The genomic window TTAACAGCTAACGTGTACTGAGGACTTACTTTGCACTTATGGTCCCCGTAGCTTCTAGCAGCCACGTCAGGTAGGGACAATTGTGGGCCCCATCTTACAGAGAAGAGAGCTCAGTGGTGCGATCACGTGCCCCACATCATGTGgtccacatctctgcctcttcttttTCATCACGCACACCATTGGGTCTTTGTCCAGTTAGAGCCACCTCCTTTGCCACTTTCGAAGACCTCACCGGCAGCTCCTCTCTCAGACCTCCCTTGTCGTGAGCTGTTCGCCAGTCAAGGGCAGAGTTGGTCACAGCGCTTGATCATTGATTGTCTCTTTTCCTAAGTATTGATATTTTTGTCCCTCTCCTGTGCGTTATCCCCAATCCTCCACTCTGTTAAGCTAGTTGTGGAAGTGGTAACAAGCTTGCTGGGCGGTTCCCTCAGACATGTAACAGTTTCTTCCCAAGGCCAGCCTGGGGTCTCACTGTTGTGGAACTCTCTTCTGGGCAAGAAGGGAAATTGAGCTCATAGCCACAGGATAGGAAGGCGAGGTCACCAGGGGAGGCTTCCCAGAAGACAGCAGGTTTAGGCAGTCCCCATAGAACTTAGATAGGGGGAAGGAGACTGGTCTCTGCCTGAGCTTGGATGTCAGGATGGATGTGGCGTGTAGAGAGCTCCAGGGAAGATGGGGATTTCCTGAGCTGAGTCTTTATCTGGAGGAAAAGGAGGCTGGGAGGGCCCTGGAAATGAAGGTGATGTTGGGCTGGGAGTGCTTGGACTTATTTGATGCTGGGTTGCCATTGTAAATCTGGGTCAGGAACATGATATCCTGGTGTGATTTAGAAAGATCAATCCATCTGGGTGTATGGGACGGATTGGAGGGAGGAGAATCTAAAGGCAGAGAgaccattttaaaaaaagagcatTTATTGAGTATGCTGTATATGCCAAGGCACTTTCCATTCTTTATTAGCTCCTTGAATCTCAGAACAGCACTGTGAGTTGATACTGGAATTACCTCCAGaattttgcaggtgaggaaatCAGTGCTTAGTGAGGTTcaaggtgacttgcccaaggtccagCTGCTCAGGTGAGGAGTTCAGAccctctgactccagagcccaagcTTTCCCCAGTCGGAAAGGAGACTGTCCTGATAGTCGGGAAAGGAGATAGAGGCCCTGAAGATAAAGAGGGGAGATAATCTAGGCAAGAAGAAGAGGCCTGGGGGCAGCAGGAGGAGCCCTGATGCCAGGACAGCAAGTTAGGCTGATGGGGAGCCACAGCAGGTTTTTGAGAGCAGGAGTGGTAGAACCAAGAGAAATTACTCTGAAGGCAGAGCAAATGTATTTGATTTTGCCTTGAGATATAGGAATGATAAGAGGGACAAGGTCAggggtcatgaaaggagaggaagacaagatggGGCCTGACAGAGCAGGCAGCTCTCTTGGGTTTATAGCTGTGCCCCACCTGCTCCCCTGAcattccctctccttccctctgcaGCCATCGTCAGCCAGTGGCAGCAGGAGTCCAAAGAGAAGGTGGTGTCCCTCCTGCTGTCTCACCTGCCCCTGCTCCAGCCGGGCAATACGGAGGCCAAGACGGAGTACATGAGGCTGCTGCAGAAAGTGTTGGCCTACTCGATCGAGAGCAATGCCTTCATTGAGGAGAGCCGTCAGCTGCTCTCCTATGCCCTCATCCACCCGGCCACCACACTGGAGGACCGCAACGCACTGGCCCTCTGGCTGAGCCACCTGGAAGAGCGGCTGGCTAGCGGCTTCCGCAGCCGGCCCGAACCTACCTACCACTTGCGCCAGGGCTCAGATGAGTGGGGGGGACCTGCAGAGCTAGGTCCTGGGGAGGCAGGACCAAGCTGGCAGGACAAGCCGCCCCGGGAGAATGGACATGTGCCCTTCCACCCACCCAGCTCAGTGCCGGCAACCATCAACAGTATTGGGAGCAATGCAAACACAGGTGAGAGTGGGGAGGTCCCAGGAGGCCAGGCCTTCTTGAAAAGGAATCAGCTAGGCTCTGTCTTCATGTATTCTGTGGCTTCACGCAAATCacataacctctctgggcctcacctTTGTGAGGTAGCACAGAGCTTGTGAACTGGCAGCCCCAGAGCCACATctgacttacaaaacccaaaaaaccaaacccattgctatggagttgattctgattcatagcgcccctatagggcagagtagaactgccccatagggtttcaaggagcggctggtggatttgaactgctgaccttttggttagcagccaagatcttaaccactgcaccaccagggctccatctgacTTATAGACATGTCTTACTGAGCCGACACTGTTATTTTCTTTCAAACCAAATTTGGTGATGATGAGGATCAGGAATCGCACacacgcatgtgtgtgtgtatatatatatatatgtatgtatgtatgtgccactTAGTCTTTGCCAGGACCTTTTCTGAGAACTTTATCCACTTACACTCATTGGTTGAGGTACAGAAAAGTCACTGGCCCAAGGTAGTGTAGCCAGAATTTAaatccaggcagcctggctccagagctcatgttcttaaccactgtgctccgCTGCCTCTGCCTGAAAGTGGCCCTCCTGTAGATGCCGAACTCTCACCAAGGAAAGGAATCAACCCAAGTTGGGCACCCGTGAATTTCTTCCTCCTCACACCTTCAGGGCTCCCCATGATGGGGACAGCAGCTACTAAAGGACCAAGCTTGAACAGTGTTGGATAGGGAGGTTTGGaccagaagagaggaaggaaTTGGGTGTTCCAAGTAAAGGGCACAGCATGAATTGAAGGCACACGGGTGTCGCACTGGGGGGACAGTATGCAGACAGGTCTAGCTGGAATGGAGAGCGATATGAAGGTTTAAATGAGTAGTAGTAGCAGACGCTCGTGTTTTCCACCTGCCTGTCCCTGTGCTGAGGACTTCACAAGGAGGCAGAGAGGCAAaggaagtgacttgtccaagatctCACTGTTAATaggtggcagagtcaggatttgaacttggGTCTTGACTCCCAGACCTCAGTAGGTTAGGACCAAATTCTGGGGGACCTTGAAGGACAGGATGAAGCTTTTGGATTTCAGGCAGTTGGAGAAAACAGGAaaccattaaaatatttttgagtggGGCGCAAGGATTGGCCTATGAGGCCAGGCAGGGTGGGTTTGGGGTGCTGCCAAGGACAGACCGGGGTTTCTTGGAGAGTGTGAGGCACTGGATCTGCGGCCAGCATTCCTGTTTTTGTAATTCTCTTGCTGCGGCCAGCCTCCACCCCAGCACAGGGCCAAACCGGGCTTCTCAGGAACTGCACCGTCATTCCAGTCAGGGTAATTTCCTGCCCTCAGCCTTGCCTCCCCAGGAGGCGCCGTGACAGGCCAAGGGACCTGTGTTCAGGATTCCCCCGGCCCCCCAGGCCCAGAGTGTGCTATCTTCTCCAAGTACTATTGAGTGGGGCGGAAGCTAGGCTGAGAGGCTTGGAATGAGCCCTGAGCACAGGGCTTCAGAAGTCAGACAGGGGTGGAGGCTGGCCTTAGGGGCAGGTCAGTGCACTGCCTTCTCCCTCAGATGACTTCCTGGCTAGGAATGTAAGTACTGTCACCAACGAGGAAAGGTGTCTTTGGGCCTGCCCCTGGTCTGGGTGTCAGCGGAGCACTGGCAGAAATCCTAGTCTTTCCATCGGAAATAAGCCTGGGTGCTTCTGTCTCCACCCTCTAACTCCTGTGGGAACTGGGTTAAAGGGCTTCCAAGGCAATTTTCCTACCTACCCAGGAGTGAGGGTTTTTGGCTGTGCTTCATTTTCCTCTCTAGGCTGACTTGGGGTACTCCTGGATTCCCTGTGTTGCACTCACAGACCACCACGACCACCCTTAGGATTGTGGATGTCCTCCTTTGTCCTTTGTGAAGCACTGTTTGAGGGCTCCTGGCCCAGATCCTGGGAACTCAGAAGTGATGGGTGGGGTTGCTGTCCTACATGAGCCCACAGTCCAGTGGGAGAGTCAGGCTAATGAAGAGGGCAGTAAGTGCTAGGCTTGAGGCAGCACTGCAGGGGCTGAGGGGACTCGGGAAGGACTCACAGAAGCTCTAAGCCTGGCGGGCAAAGGTAGAACGGTGAGCTAGGCAGAGGAGAAACATGCAAGAATGTGGACGTTCATGGGACCTGCCCTGTTCTGGGAACGGTTAAAATTTAAGTTGGACCCCTCTTCCTACCTCGAATGGGATGGATGGAGGTGTGACGTGTCCTGTAAAAGGGCCTGGATTCACCTTGAGTGGCTGGGCCACGTGGGTGGCAAGTTTTGACTCGGTACAGGAAGAACTTTGGGAGGCAGTGAGGCTCAGCGGCGGGTGCTGAGGAAGCAGTTGGTATCCGTCGTTTGCGGACTTACAAGTGCCGACGAAACCACTCCTCTGGGCCAGGCCCCGTTCCAGTCGCTGAGGATACAATGATACGTAAGACAGGATAGGTCCCTGCCGCCACAACTTTCCAATTCCAGCAGAGGGACACAGCTAGTCAGCAAGTAAGCCAACAACTAAATGAGACAATTTCACATAGCGACAGGTGCTGTGACAAAGGTAAAACAGTGATATGATAGCGTAACCGGCATGGTGTGGGGGGCAGCTACTTCAGATTGAGCGGTCAGGGAAGGTCTCTGGAAAGAGGTGACACTTGAGATGAGACCTGAGGGAGCCAACTGCTAAGATCAGACAGACAAGAAGAAAGAGCAAGTGCAAAAGCCCTGAGGCTGAAACCAGGCTGGGTGTTCAGGAACAaatgtggggaggggggaggactGGAAAGGCATGAGCCAGGAGTGAGTGGTGGGAGAGGGAACATCAGAGATGAGCAGGGGCCGGGTCCTGCAGGGCCTTCTAGGCGTATGGAAGCACTTGGATTTGATCAGCATGAAGGGAAGCTGCAGGTGGGACTGATGCAGGGGTCTGACTTGATCAGATCTGCATCTTTAGAAGGGTCAGTGTCTGCTGTGAGGTGAGTGGACTGCAGGAGGCAAGAATAAAGGCCAGGAACCAGTGAGGAGGCCATGGCAGCAATTCCAGTGAGAGTCAGTGGCGTGGATCAGGGGCCAGCAGAGGAAGTGGAGAGATTGAGAGAAGTGGCTGACAGAGCTTGCTGACAGTTTGGGTCTGCAGGGTGAGTGGACGAGCAGTATCTGGTAGGCGGTTCCCCTCAGACTCCAGGTCCCCTTGGAGGACTTCAGGAGCTGAGCCACTGTTGATGGCACTGGCCAGGGGGATGGAACCAGAAAGGTACAGTCTCCTGTGGTCACACCTCCAAGCCTGACTTCCCCCTTGCCTCTGTCCCCCTCCTGCCAGGTCTCCCCTGCCAAATCCACCCCAACCAGCTGAAGCGCTCCATGTCACTCATCCCCACGAGCCCACAGGGCCCTGGTGAGTGGCCCAGTCCAGAAGAGCTCGGGGCCCGGGCTGCCTTCACCACGTCCGACCACGCACCCCTCTCGCCCCAGAGCAGCGTGGCCTCCTCTGGCAGTGAGCAGACGGAGGAGCAGGGCTCCAGCCGGAACACTTTCCAGGAGGACGGCAGCGGCATGAAAGGTACAGCCTGGGGAGGGCAGCACCAGGACCCCCGCCAGCCTTTCTGCGGAGCCCCGAGGATAGAAGGGATCCCCTGTCCACCACCTTGCCTGTCCCTCTGAGGCCTGGGCCCTTGGCCTGAAGGGAGTGGACACTCCCTGCCATTAGGGCTCAGGACTGAGCAGAGGGACCCCGCTTCCACATTGGTAGACCCTGTTGTGTTGGAGAGGAGCCCCTGCCCTTGCAGACCCCAGTCTGACAAGAAACCTGGACACGGAGGTAACTGACAAAGTTCCAGGAACACTTTTAGAGACATACGGTCTCAGCCCAGCACACATGTAGTCATCCAGCACAGAAAGGGGACCTGCCAGGCAGGGTGGGGTGTCCTGATCAGGGAAGGCTATCTGGGTGGATCTAGCTGGACAGACAGAAGTAGCTTATGGGTCCTTGACTTCCTCCCAGTTTTCTGCAGCTTTTTAGGATGCCTGTGCTTTCTGCCTGGTCCAGCCCTACAATCCTCTCTGCCCTGGTCACGAGGGCCAGACTCTTGACCTTTCACCCTCCCCTTTTCCACAGATGTCCCCTCTTGGCTCAAGAGCCTCCGCTTGCACAAGTATGCAGCCCTCTTCTCACAGATGAGCTACGAGGAGATGATGACACTGACTGAGCAGCACCTGGAGTCTCAGGTGACGCCAGGGGGACCATCAGGGTGGTGATGGGGACAGTACCATTTTGGCACTACCCTGGCAGCCCAGCCTGCCTCCCTCTCTTCAGCCCCTTTTGGGGCACCCCTGAGCACCTCAGACTTGTGTTTCCAGCTTGTTGTCCCCTTCTTCTGCTACCACAGAATGTCACCAAAGGTGCCCGCCACAAGATAGCCCTGAGCATCCAGAAGCTGCGAGAGAGGCAAAGTGTCCTCAAGTCCCTAGAGAAGGTGAGGGCCTGCTAGTCCCATCTCTGAGGCCAACCAACTGCCCAGTGGTACCAGTAGACCAGCCTCTGGGTCGGTCCTACTGCCCGGGTGGCCTCTTTGCTGGGTGTCTCCAGCCTCAGGGAGCTGGGTTCCAAGGTCAAATCGGATTCAGAGGGTTACCAGCCGGTGGCTACAGGGCTCCCTTCTCTGTCTTGGTCTGCATCTCCAGAATGTCTTTTTGTCGTTGACTCAACTCCTCTccccttttttccatttctgactGGTTGTTCTGGGAGAACAGAGTGTTTCCCTGTGTCCATGATCTCTTTCCATTTTGTTGTTTctggcagggctttgaactggttcgttCCAGTtcgaatccctgctgagaatttgtctTCCTAACAAGtgcccaggtgatgctaatgctgctgcttAGGGACCAgtgctgagaaccactagtagagcagtggttcccaAAATTTACCTTacacaagaatcacctggggatcgtattaaactgtagattctgattcagtatagctgaggtggaaaggcaaattctcagcagtagTTCGAACCAGAACAAACCGTTTGGAAGCCCTGGTTTCTGATTTGCTCTCCTTCCATACCTGCCTCTGTTCGTGTTCACTttttcctctccctgctgcttgccttctgttttgttttttcccctcagtGTCTTGGTCTGAACCTTTGGGTCTGAATCTGGTTCTGTCCTTGGTGGGAGCCTAAGGCCCTAGTACCAGAACACCTTCTCCTCCACTCTGTGGGCCTCCACCTTGAGAGGAAGGAGGGGTTCTGTGTGTACAAGTGTGTCCCTACATGTATGCGGAGCTCACGGTGCCCTTCGCTGTCTTCTCTGTGTGCTGAGACCCAGGCCTTGTCTGACCCCACGTGGGTAGTCGTTGTTTGTGCCTAGCTCCAGGGGGCTGCATTTGACACTTGGCCGTGTCTCCCCACCCAGGATGTGCTGGAAGGTGGGGATCTGCGAAACGCTTTACAGGAGCTCCAGCAGGTCATCATCACCCCCATCAAGGCCTACAGCGTCCTCCAGGCCACCGTggctgccgctgccgctgccaCTCCTACTGCCAAGGACGGGGGCCGGGGGGAGCTGCCGCCGCCAGGTGCTGAGCCTCCCCTGGCCCATTCCAGCACAGACAAGGGCACTGAGCCCAAAGACCCTTCAGTGGCAGAGAGCTACCCGCCTCCACCAACCCCGGCTCCCGCTGATGGCAGTGAACCAGCCCCAGCTCCCGTCGCCGACGGAGACATCCCCAGCCAGTTTACACGGGTGATGGGCAAAGGTGAGGCCGTCCAGAGCACAGCAGGAAGACCCAGGGCCGGGATCCACATGAACCCAGGCCTCAGGAGCCAATAGAAGTTAGGTGGTGGCAGTAGGACTTTTAGAGCACCCTGTAGACCAGAAGACTGCAGAGGGTGGCTAAGACTTACCATGCCAAGGCCGCCGCCCCCAGAGAGTGCCCACGCTGATGGTAGGAGACAGCCCTTATCCGCAAAGCATCTCTGGCCTGAGCGGAGATAGGACAGTGTGTAAGTGGGAACACAGTGAACAGGCTAAGGTGGATCCATGAGTTCACGCAGAGACGACCACGTCCACAGGATGGGTATTCAGAGCTCATAACAGGCCTGGTCTTTCGGAAGGCAGCAGACATAGCGGCCTTCACAGTTGGGTCCAGATCCTTCCAGCTATGTGACCTGGGGgcagtgacttaacctctctgagcctcagattccTCAGGCTAAAGATACCACATTGACGAAGTTGTCGCAAGAGTTAGTGAGACAGGCGTTACCGACTTCTTATTTGCCttgggccaggcactgtggtgGGGGCTTCACATCTCATTGTAGCCTTGTGATGACCCAGGTACAGGTGCCTCGCACTTCGTTAATGCTTATCCGGTCTGAGTTTCCTGTCCCTCCTGTACCAGCCAGTTGGGGCCAAGGAGGCTAGCGCATGGCAGAGGGCAGGCTAGGGGCTAACCTCCCCCACTTTCCCACGACCCACAGTGTGCACCCAGCTGCTGGTGTCCCGGCCAGACGAGGAGAACATCACCAGTTACCTCCAGCTCATCGAAAAGTGCCTGACTCATGAGGTGAGGCCTTCTCCAGACACCCCATCGCTCTCAAGGCCAAAATTCCTTCCTTATCTCGCCGGGCCCTGCTTGGCGTGGCACCGCCCACCTCACCAGCCTCTCATCTCGCCAATACTGGGTTCAGTGAATGCTCTGGGCTCTTTTTCTTCTCAGGGCCATCATACATGTTCCTTCTCTGGGGAACAGTGCCCTACCCTCCTAGTTGCCCCTCAGCTTCCATCTCAAACGTCTGTCCCTCAGGGAGGCTTTCACCGACCCATCGCACTAGTTCAGGTTTCTTGACCTCCTATACGTCTCTCTCCCAGCAGTTAGCACAGCTGTAGTTACCTGTGTATCTTCCCCCAGCCAAATGCTAAGCTCTGTGAGCACAGAGCAGACAGGTGGTCagtatttgaatgaatgaatggaaagcAGATCCGAAAGAagcaccccctccctccctcgcccccTATTCTAGGCTTTCACGGAGACGCAGAAGAAACGACTGCTGTCCTGGAAACAGCAAGTACTGAAGCTCCTCCGGACATTCCCTCGCAAAGCCGCACTAGAGATGCAGAGCTACCGGCAGCAGAAGGGGTGAGCCCATGCTGGTTGACAGATGGTGGCTGAAGGGTGACTGCATTCTGGGCAGGGAACCAGGCTGTACTCATTCCCTCCGGGGCAGCTTACATAAGCCACCCAGTGAAGGCAGAGTGCTTCCCCAGAAGGCAACCAGGGGCACTGGCACTAGCACAGGACGCTGAGCTGGCAGAGAACACACACGTCCTCAGTGGCAGGTTGTTGGCCTGTACCTTGTTCTCCTCACCTGTCTGCAGGGAGCTCTGAAGTCTCTCCCTACCCCAGACAGATAGTAAATGTGCCCCACTTCAGCGCTGAAGTTAGGAGAAGTGCTTTGAGTGGACAGTGAGGAAACTCCTATACTCCCCATCTCCCTCCTGGGGGCATCCTTGGGTCAGAAGGAGTCAGGTTATGTGATGCAGGGATGTGGTCAAGGATCAGGAAATCCTGTTCTGAGGAGGTTCAAGTTCTGTCCTACTTGTTGGGGTCATGGTGGGGGTAAAGAAGGGGTGGACAGATGGACCCTGTCCTAAATTGAGACCCTGCCTTCTGCTCTCTCACAGCTGGGCATTCGGCTCCAACTCACTCCCCATAGCTGGCTCTGTGGGGATGGGGGTGGCCCGGCGAACCCAGCGACAGTTCCCCATGCCTCCCCGGGCACTCCCACCCGGCCGGATGGGCCTCCTGAGCCCCTCAGGCATTGGGGGTGTCTCCCCCCGACATGGCCTCACCAGCCCCAGCCTTGGAGGCCAGGGCCGACAGGTGAGCCGACTCTAACAGAGGATCTGGTGCTTCCAGGGTTGGGGTGCGCTGCCTGGGATATGTGTGTCTTTATCTCTGCGTCTGGTCCCAGCTCAGAGGGCAGGGGGCTCCTTTGCCAGCTCCACCGCGCTGGGCCTCTTCCTGCTCATCCACCGCCTTCCCTGGTCCCACACCCTATGCAGAGCCTGTGGTTTGCCAACCCTGGAGGCAGCAACAGTATGCCCAGCCAGAGCCGCAGCTCTGTACAGCGCACCCACTCGCTTCCGGTCCACTCGTCGCCCCAGGCCATTCTCATGTTTCCTCCAGGTGAGATGCCCCACCCTGGGGACTGCAGGACACCATCCCCGCTACACTCTCCCTGCTGCCCTGGTCTCTGTGCCTGCCGTCCGGCCATCGCCACTGCTTGAGCTCCTCTCCCCGTGTGCCTGCCGCTCTGCTCCCATCCCCCTCATCCTAGGCTTTCTCAGACTCTtggtttgtttccttttcttctgtctctcaagttctgccttctttctctctctctctggatcttCTTTTTCTCACTCCTTTCTCCCACCATCTCTACACCTTTGCCTCCCTGTCTCGTAATCTTGgtgtctctctcagtctcctcagTTTGTCAGGGTTGAAGGCATGGGATGGGCAGAGCAACAAGGTTGGTGGTGGGAAATCCTGCCTGATCAGCCCCTCCACCAGCATTCTTTCTGAAGTCAGTGAGCACATAGGAGCCAGCAGCCTTCGGCTCTTAGACCAGGTTCTACACTAAAGAGTGTTGGCAGGGGAGAGTGTTTTACTTTTCTAACAGCCCAGCCCAGCGATGGGAAATCAGAATCGGGGCTGTTGTGGTAAAAG from Loxodonta africana isolate mLoxAfr1 chromosome 11, mLoxAfr1.hap2, whole genome shotgun sequence includes these protein-coding regions:
- the SAMD4B gene encoding protein Smaug homolog 2; protein product: MMFRDQVGILAGWFKGWNECEQTVALLSLLKRVTRTQARFLQLCLEHSLADCNDIHLLESEANSAAIVSQWQQESKEKVVSLLLSHLPLLQPGNTEAKTEYMRLLQKVLAYSIESNAFIEESRQLLSYALIHPATTLEDRNALALWLSHLEERLASGFRSRPEPTYHLRQGSDEWGGPAELGPGEAGPSWQDKPPRENGHVPFHPPSSVPATINSIGSNANTGLPCQIHPNQLKRSMSLIPTSPQGPGEWPSPEELGARAAFTTSDHAPLSPQSSVASSGSEQTEEQGSSRNTFQEDGSGMKDVPSWLKSLRLHKYAALFSQMSYEEMMTLTEQHLESQNVTKGARHKIALSIQKLRERQSVLKSLEKDVLEGGDLRNALQELQQVIITPIKAYSVLQATVAAAAAATPTAKDGGRGELPPPGAEPPLAHSSTDKGTEPKDPSVAESYPPPPTPAPADGSEPAPAPVADGDIPSQFTRVMGKVCTQLLVSRPDEENITSYLQLIEKCLTHEAFTETQKKRLLSWKQQVLKLLRTFPRKAALEMQSYRQQKGWAFGSNSLPIAGSVGMGVARRTQRQFPMPPRALPPGRMGLLSPSGIGGVSPRHGLTSPSLGGQGRQSLWFANPGGSNSMPSQSRSSVQRTHSLPVHSSPQAILMFPPDCPVPGPDLEINPTLESLCLSMTEHALGDGTDKTSTI